In Pseudomonas poae, a single genomic region encodes these proteins:
- a CDS encoding sulfite exporter TauE/SafE family protein, with product MNTFLAFYQDIGPALTLLVFGTFLLAGTVKGVIGLGLPTVAMGLLGLAMLPAQAAALLIIPSTVTNLWQLAFGGHLSALLKRLWPMLLLIFLGTGLGTVWLGMDGGGWVVHALGGALLVYALSGLFLPTLKVKPATERWLGPLCGVITGVITSATGVFVIPAVPYLQALGLNRDQLVQALGLSFTVSTLALAAGLAWRGTLGGGEINASLLALIPALLGMWLGQVVRQRISAVLFKRVFFVGMALLGGHLLISG from the coding sequence ATGAATACCTTCCTAGCGTTCTATCAAGACATCGGCCCAGCCCTGACCCTGCTGGTATTTGGCACCTTCCTGCTGGCCGGCACCGTCAAAGGCGTGATCGGCCTCGGCTTGCCCACCGTCGCCATGGGCCTGCTCGGCCTGGCTATGCTGCCGGCGCAGGCTGCGGCATTACTGATCATTCCTTCAACGGTCACCAACCTCTGGCAACTGGCATTCGGTGGCCACCTGAGTGCCTTGCTCAAACGACTGTGGCCGATGCTGCTGTTGATCTTTCTTGGCACCGGGCTCGGTACGGTATGGTTGGGCATGGACGGTGGCGGCTGGGTCGTTCACGCGTTGGGCGGGGCGTTGCTGGTGTATGCGCTGAGCGGGTTGTTCCTGCCCACGCTCAAGGTCAAGCCTGCGACCGAACGCTGGCTCGGCCCTTTGTGTGGGGTGATCACTGGCGTAATCACCTCGGCCACGGGTGTATTCGTGATTCCGGCCGTGCCGTATCTACAAGCCCTGGGCTTGAATCGCGATCAACTGGTGCAGGCGTTGGGGCTGTCGTTCACCGTGTCGACCCTGGCCCTGGCCGCCGGGCTGGCCTGGCGCGGCACGCTGGGCGGTGGCGAAATCAATGCGTCGCTGCTGGCGCTGATACCGGCGCTGCTGGGTATGTGGCTGGGCCAAGTGGTGCGCCAGCGCATCAGTGCGGTGCTGTTCAAGCGCGTATTTTTCGTCGGTATGGCGCTGTTGGGCGGTCATCTGCTGATCAGCGGTTAA